CCATTAAAACTTAAGTTTCCAAAATATAGAATACATGACCAAATGAATACTCCAGGACCACCAAATCACTTTTATATGCGCCTATAAAAAAGGTAAGCGGTTCAAACAACTGATCATCCAACAAACAAAAATGAGTATTGCAGCAGGAGGGACACGTGAGCCAAAggaatagacaaaaaaaaaaacatcccatAACGACATAGTAAATTACACACACCATCTCAAAACGGCACAAATAGCAGTTCTCGCTATCCATATCGCGACAAAGTGCATTAAAAACATTAATAAGAAGCTAACGAAACCTATTCGGTGACATTAGCAGGCACCCAAACCCTAAAAATACTAGTAGTAATCTACACACGAAGCAAGCCGCTTGACATTCTGATGAAGGGAAGAATAGCACCACCTCTACCAATCCATCAAACAGCACCAACGTAAGGTATCCTTTTATATAACTAAAAAATTCAAACCCTCCACCTGCTATTATCCTGTCTACTCGACTGGAATCAGGGGATGTGATACGCGCTAATCCGCTAAAGCTAAACCCACCCCGTCGACGACATCCACCCATCCATTCCCTAGCAGTAATCAAGCAATCAGAGATACCAACCAGGCCGACGGTCTTCCGAAACACCGGCGAGGCGACGTCGAGGCCCCCCAGAGAGCGGAGACGCACGCCCCCGTCGCCTGACTGAACGGCGCGGCGCTTGTTGTCCCGATCCCGGTGagagacggcgccggcggctgtggcggcgcggcgaggtagCGAGGTAGCGACGGGGAGCCGGGGAATCGAGCGAGCGagcaggcggtggcggtggcggtggcggtggcgctaggGCTAGGGCTAGGTCGCGACGCCACACTCCACCAGCATCGCGCGAtgggggaagggaaggggattgTTGAGGTTGGGGATGGagatcgctcgctcgctcgctcgcgagGCCCGCAACTGcacgcgccgcacgccgcccgGATGAAGcaggccacggccacggccacggacACAAACTTTTGTTGGGCCTCGGCCTCGAGATAATTTCGGCCTACATTGCGATTTCGGTTTGTGAAAAGGAAACACCACCGACGATTTTTTACGGTAAGAAGTATGAAAAGGGCATTTTGTTAAAGCAGATGGAGccattgattttctttttattttttaagatgaAGAATCTTGTTTCTCAAGTAGaagctaatattttttttccaataagaatgaaatattattttagctattttgaATAACCTGTTGTAACTCATAGGTATTGTTTGGCTAGTAACATAAAATAAGTTCATGCTAATCCTGAAAACCAAGGGAAGAATGGTGCATGAAAGCAGTGAAAACGAGCAAATGACAAATGAAAGTGAAAAATAGGCTGTGCCAACTCCCTAATCCCAAAGCTCCATAGTTCGCTCTTGAGCTTATGAGCTGCAGccagaatttaaattttaaaacttaattttagagttacTATAAAACATTGTAGTCCTTGTTTATCAAACCATGCTGAGCGCATCCACATTAAAAAtcccaggaaaaaaaatacaatttccTATGCCAACTCTAAAACTTTCAATTCCGTCTGAGCCGCTCAGTTCACGAAACCAACCTAAAATGTGTTTGATGCATCCTATTGATATGAACAAAATTATATACTACTTTctctttcatattataagactttctagcattgcccatattcatatagatgttaatgaattcaGGCACacatgtatgtctagattcattaatatatatatatatatatatatatatatatatatatatatatatatatatatatatatatatatatatatatatggatgtggacaatgctagaaagtcttatatcctgaaacggaggggtagttcagaggagaaaaaaaaaacagtatctGGCTGAAACTACGCAAATATAAATGTAAACTAATTACCTTGAATTTGCAATATACAGAGTATTCCACAGGTTTATGCTATAGCTGACTGACAAATAGCACGTGTGTAATGCAGAGTGCAGAGAAAATGCAGAGCCTGCGCGCATATCGTAAATGGGAGTCGTTGGCGGTGCCAGTGCCACTAGCAGAAAACGAGCATTCAAGAACCGAACCCCAGATGCACTGCAACTCCACAAAGGCATAATTATTCGCTTCAGATCTTTTACAGCTAAGCTGGGACTCGCATGGCAGAAATGGATAGCTTCGCCCCAGCTCATTTACACCAACAACAATCCATggatctctctttctctctctctctacctctcAACAAAGGCCTCACAGCAATTTACATGTACAGATCAAAAGAATTCAGGGAGATCAGGTCAGGCAAAGGTGACAATGGAGCACTGATCGAGCAACACTCCCAGCATTGTGTGTCAGGCATGAGAGCCTGGCTGCATCATTGCTGCTGCTACTGTTGCTTCCTCCTCCAGTTCTCTCCTCCCAAACAAACCAAAATCTGATAACGAGAAGCGAAAATTCCAGCTATGAAATGCACTTCTGAAACCGTTGTCGTGTTTCGCTCCGGTGACGACTACGCCTCCGCTTTGCCACCGTTGATTGCGAGCGTGAAGTATATCAGTATCATTGTGCCCACGCTCGACCTGCGACGAGAAACAAGGAAGAGAAATCAAAATGGGTATAATAGGTTTGTAAAAGAGAAGGAAGATGTGGCTTAGAAAACAAGCAGCTAAAAACACAAGCAAATGATATTTGTACCATCAATGGCATAAATGCGTACCATCAATCAGTGTTTCTGCTATGAATACACAAATAATCTCTTGGAGCATGCAATACAGTTAATGTGTGAACGTGCATACTGACTAGGGCCTCAAACCTAGACAAATGGGCAAGCAAGGGATAGAGTACAGTATGTTCAGGAAATTGTGTAGCAGATTACTATGATAATGACTGACAAGAAAACCACGCCACACTATTCAAGTGCAGTTGAACAGTACAGAGAAGCACACACCAGAACATGGACCACTTGTGGGGGGCATGGTACCAATTGGAAACCAAACTCAGTGTCTCAGACCAGTTGCTTCAACAGCATAGACATATTACAATTTCAGAAAGGCAAGTGACTTACAGAGTTGCAAAGAACAGTAGGATTTTCCGGGGGTGAACCGAAGTAAGTCGATTAAACTTCTTGTTCCTTCCTTCCCCAGAGTCAGTTAGAATAGGTGCACAGGCAGCACATTGTGATTGTGGAGTGACCAAGGCTTTGTTCTGCACCAGGGGCATCTTAAGCTGCTCCAACTGAGATGGCACAACTGTGGAGATAAATATCCAAcaaaagggcaaaaaaaaaaacagctgtCAGTGTTGATGCTGTGGCATACCAGATGAGTGTAGtacaataaaaaaggaaaacaaatatCCTTACTTATAAAAATGATGCtaaaattaagattattagGCTTGGATGTAAACAGAAGTACAAGCTACTAAAGTCCGAGAATACCAAGCCAATACTTATTTAGCTAAATGTAAAGTTGGAATTGGAGAAACAAGGCTCCTCGATCTGCAGGCCACATATCGTAGGAACATGATAGAAAAAATCCGCTGGATGGAAATACAAGCAATCACACAAAAGAAAGCTAGCCGCTTTTGACCTTTTTCTCATCTACATACAGCTCACGGACACAATGTGATGATGGCTAAGATCAAATGGAACTTCACAAAGATTATGGTTTGAGTTGATCCAAACAAAATATAAGCTGTTTGGTTTTAAGTATGCAAAatgaaaaatttagaattacAGAGACTACaacttttttaagaaaaaaagaattcagAGAAGAACAGTAGCTTGTTACCCTTAATAATAAGTTTCTTCACCAAGTCATCTTGTTCCTGCTCTTCACCGCTCCTCCTTTCCATGCGATTTGAGCCCTTGCGAGATAGGGCTCTCTGCACATAAAAAATGGAAGGGTGGGAGAGTGAGATAACcactatccttttctttttggtcTTATGTGAGTCATTGAACATACAGTCATTTTTGGACTTCCAGTGCAGCATTTATCAGGTTGCTGAGGCAGCCCTTCAATATCCAATACCACATTTGCTGCCTTGTCCATGCTTGTCATCTGGCCCTGCAAGAAATCTCTCACTTCAATGCCATGTGCAAAATCACGTTTAGTAGCCATAAGATCTCAAAGTACTAATAACATGCCCCATCTgccaatatgattatattattgtACTATCATCTTATACAGCACCAAATGGAAAAGTGTGCTAACATGCTTTACCAACCACTAGTAGGACGTCTCCATACTCTCTATTAGTAACGGTAAGCAAACCATCATTTGGCAAAGCACAACAAAACAACATTATTAAAGCACCAGAACAATTGTACGGAACATAATGATTTCTTACAAGCTTTCATTTGTAAGCTTTGAGACCAAACCAACTAATTATAAAGGCTGCACCTATCTTACTGCAGCAATCATGATGCAGTACACGCACAATTCAGTATCGCACTATCATTAGTTTCTTATACAATCTCCTCAAGCTAATCCAACCTTTCAATGTCTAAGCAATACGATTAAGTAAAGTAGCCATacttccaaaaagaaaaatgcacAGATACAATAGCGCTACTAACCTGCAGTAAACCTTCTTCCATAAGAAAAGCTTACCCCACAGCGAATGTGAAACGTGCAACACGCCAACTACAGACAGGAAAACAAGCAAATGACAAATGAAATGAATGAAACTGACTAACTGATGCAAACTAAAGGGGAAAAAACAGATAGGTAGGAGTAAGAAACACAAGAACAAGCATCAAGCTAGCATTTCATACGAATATTGCAGCCAATAAGTAGGATCTGAGAGGGCCGTGCCAAGATTGTGAAGTCTTTTCCAACCGTGCAAGATCCCCATATGTATGCAATGTTGCAAAGCAGATAAGACAAACGGATAGGTAAAATTAACAACAGCAAATGCATCCCAATTGGCCCACATGCTCTCAAGCTACACCACACATAATGCTAAAACTAAAGCAGTGCATAACCTAGTTGGAAATGGTCTTTGTTGGGTCATTCCTACCACTAGGAATCTGAAGCACACACTTAATAAAAGTGACGATGTAAGAAATGGGTCAGAACTAAAAAGTACCTTTTCACTGACTTTTGCTATCCCCAATTCCCTCAAGATAGAAATGGATCGTGATTCGTGAGTCCTCTCCACTTCTCTGCGGCCTCCTTGCTATCTAAACCTGCAGAAGTAGGTCGCAGCAGTTTATCAGTATCAATTTGTGCTGAAAATGCTCAATGCAATTTGGACCAATACTCTGTACAAAGCAACTAAAACTTTAGTTTGGCAGAGCAGGACTAACAacgattttttaaataaaaagcaGAACTGATGCAAATGCAGTTCACGCGAGCAATAAAATACTGatccttttttttagaaaatataaaagaaaagaCTAATCTTTTCTCACAGATAACACTGAAAACCCCAACCATTTCGGAGCAATAGCGGAAATACATTCCGGTAAACACGTCAAAAATACTCTTAGTGCTCGCCTCACCGATCAGCCGCAGCCTGCAGCTAACAAGAATGTTAACCACGGCATGTACCGCCTACCAAGAAGGAAAAAAAGCTTAAGAAATTGCTGTAATTTCACAAATCCCTCCCGCATTGCATTAAACTCGGAACTTGAGACCAGTCATAGAAAACCAGCAGCTACATTGCCAAGAACCCAAACAAAACGAGTGACAGATTTTGCAGCAAACAACCCAAGCAGCCCAATCACACACGACGAACACAAGCCCCCAGCTTGGCCATGCACAACAGCCGGATCCGAGCCCTGGAATCAAAGGGCCCGTGGAATGCGTATG
This window of the Oryza sativa Japonica Group chromosome 4, ASM3414082v1 genome carries:
- the LOC4337366 gene encoding uncharacterized protein isoform X1; the protein is MEEGLLQGQMTSMDKAANVVLDIEGLPQQPDKCCTGSPKMTRALSRKGSNRMERRSGEEQEQDDLVKKLIIKVVPSQLEQLKMPLVQNKALVTPQSQCAACAPILTDSGEGRNKKFNRLTSVHPRKILLFFATLSSVGTMILIYFTLAINGGKAEA
- the LOC4337366 gene encoding uncharacterized protein isoform X2; the encoded protein is MTSMDKAANVVLDIEGLPQQPDKCCTGSPKMTRALSRKGSNRMERRSGEEQEQDDLVKKLIIKVVPSQLEQLKMPLVQNKALVTPQSQCAACAPILTDSGEGRNKKFNRLTSVHPRKILLFFATLSSVGTMILIYFTLAINGGKAEA